In the genome of Helicovermis profundi, the window AATATAGATTCTATATTAGTTCCTATTGGTGGAGGAGGACTTATTACTGGTATTGGAACTATAGCAAAATCAATTAATACAAATATAAAGATAATTGGAGTTCAAACTGAAGCATGCCCAGCAATGAAAGCTGCTATGGATGAAAATGTTTTTTATGATGAGTATAAATCAAAAGATTCTGTATGTGAAGCGCTAATTGGTGGAATTGGGCATTTAGCTTATGAAAAATCTAAAACAATAATTGATGACATTTTGATAGTTAAAGAAAGTACAATAAAAAAAGCGGTTAAACATATGATATTAAAAGAAAAAATCATCTCAGAGCCTTCAAGTTGTACTGTTGTTGCAGCACTTATGGAATATCCTAATTATCATTTTGGTTCAAAAGTTGCTTTAGTTTTATCCGGTAGTAATATTGATGAAGAATTAATGAAAAATATATTACAGATCTAAATTTAAAATAGAAAATGAGGTTAAAAAAAGATGAAGTTTACAAATATCTTTTGCTAACCTCATTTTTAATTTTGTATATTGTATCAAACTGCCTTACTATTTTCTATGGTGATAG includes:
- a CDS encoding pyridoxal-phosphate dependent enzyme codes for the protein MNVDNPKYYGAKLIIDGETYDDAHRIGMAYVKNHNMTYVDAYDNDPYIYAGQGMIGIEILEQISNIDSILVPIGGGGLITGIGTIAKSINTNIKIIGVQTEACPAMKAAMDENVFYDEYKSKDSVCEALIGGIGHLAYEKSKTIIDDILIVKESTIKKAVKHMILKEKIISEPSSCTVVAALMEYPNYHFGSKVALVLSGSNIDEELMKNILQI